From a single Prionailurus bengalensis isolate Pbe53 chromosome A1, Fcat_Pben_1.1_paternal_pri, whole genome shotgun sequence genomic region:
- the LOC122487608 gene encoding uncharacterized protein LOC122487608, which yields MGEPLGQHLWMAGRSSQKSCEPEPSVSASQSLLEAAGPEPVSQHPQASCSRGSEPLSSLDLSHGSPVALEYLPFFRTYGTLLAVGELVPQPEACRDQEGDQTVRDPAFHEDSEPPSGFFPFYRSKEECFPRLALPGRSCWGSRDPCTRKEGLAGCVCRMTVSCACSAASASPDHLPGSSRSPPCCPILLVPEGHCHDSGLTAPSSSDAAFRDDALGASGFVPYYRTLEEELHASPGPLVSPLGSQEPTGMLPRPGAATL from the exons ATGGGAGAGCCTCTGGGCCAACACCTCTGGATGGCAGGAAGG TCATCCCAGAAGAGCTGTGAGCCTGAGCCCAGCGTCTCGGCTTCCCAGAGCCTCCTGGAGGCAGCTGGCCCAGAGCCCGTGTCCCAGCACCCACAGGCCAGCTGTTCAAGGGGCAGTGAGCCCCTCAGCAGCCTTGACCTCTCCCATGGGTCTCCGGTGGCCTTAGAGTACCTGCCCTTCTTTCGCACCTATGGGACTCTCCTGGCTGTGGGGGAGCTGGTCCCACAGCCTGAGGCTTGCAGGGACCAAGAAGGAGACCAGACTGTCAGAGATCCAGCATTCCATGAGGACTCAGAACCGCCCAGCGGCTTCTTCCCTTTCTACCGCTCCAAGGAGGAGTGTTTTCCCAGGCTGGCCCTTCCTGGCAGGTCGTGCTGGGGCTCCCGAGACCCATGCACCAGGAAGGAGGGGCTGGCCGGCTGCGTCTGCAGGATGACCGTCAGCTGCGCGTGCTCT GCTGCCTCGGCAAGCCCAGACCACCTCCCTGGGTCCTCTCGTTCGCCACCCTGCTGCCCCATCCTGCTGGTCCCAGAGGGGCACTGCCATGACAGCGGGCTGACTGCCCCTTCCTCCAGTGATGCTGCCTTCAGGGACGATGCCCTTGGTGCCTCGGGATTCGTGCCTTACTACAGAACCCTCGAGGAGGAGCTGCACGCCAGCCCTGGGCCTCTAGTCTCTCCGCTGGGGAGCCAGGAGCCCACAGGGATGCTGCCCAGGCCTGGTGCAGCGACTTTGTGA